The Fulvia fulva chromosome 13, complete sequence genome window below encodes:
- a CDS encoding Fluconazole resistance protein 3 produces MEAMDYNYFASAQQPYQYMGYGDAGLLSSTGEVIGATPSMEGLNSGSFSLSNFDYQFDTSLGQGLTPLPTASVSPPPQHLSIRPNGSVDSGIAVDMEHEGHGRRGSSEEKDSLTPAQSRRKAQNRAAQRAFRERKERHVRDLEAKLNLLTTTTSSLQSDNERLKLMLQRAQTENEILRATASSSPTSHHPPSFVDDPSLLPSHRPSKGSPKPHLDAARLANGLLSSDSTSPRYGSSPGSDSNLLSASATWDLLQSHPLYLSGAVDIGEVCERLKKMARCDGMGPMFGEDEVRQVIEEVGRSGSDELI; encoded by the exons ATGGAGGCTATGGACTACAATTACTTCGCTTCCGCCCAGCAACCTTACCAGTATATGGGTTACGGCGATGCTGGGTTGCTGTCTTCCACTGGAGAGGTCATTGGAGCCACTCCT AGTATGGAAGGTCTTAATTCAGGTTCATTCTCGCTCAGCAACTTCGACTACCAATTCGACACATCTCTGGGCCAAGGCCTGACACCGCTACCAACTGCATCCGTTTCTCCTCCCCCGCAGCACCTCTCAATACGGCCAAATGGCTCCGTGGATAGTGGGATAGCTGTAGACATGGAGCACGAGGGACATGGTAGAAGAGGCAGCAGCGAAGAGAAGGATAGCCTCACACCAGCACAATCGAGAAGAAAGGCACAAAATAGAGCAGC ACAAAGAGCATTCCGAGAACGAAAGGAGCGACATGTCAGAGATCTAGAAGCGAAGCTCAACCTCTTGACCACTACGACTTCATCTTTGCAGTCAGACAATGAACGCCTAAAGCTCATGCTGCAAAGAGCACAAACCGAAAACGAGATCCTCCGCGCTACTGCGTCTTCTTCACCCACATCGCATCACCCTCCCAGTTTCGTTGACGACCCAAGCTTATTGCCTTCCCATAGACCTTCGAAGGGGTCTCCTAAACCACACTTGGACGCAGCAAGACTAGCAAATGGACTGCTCTCATCAGATTCAACATCACCGAGATATGGAAGCTCACCCGGGAGCGATAGCAATCTCCTCTCGGCAAGCGCGACGTGGGATTTGCTACAATCACATCCACTGTACCTCTCCGGTGCCGTCGACATTGGAGAGGTCTGTGAACGCTTGAAGAAGATGGCACGGTGCGATGGGATGGGACCCATGTTTGGCGAGGACGAGGTACGGCAAGTCATCGAAGAGGTTGGTAGGAGTGGAAGTGATGAATTGATCTGA
- a CDS encoding Putative methyltransferase C9orf114, protein MPGPKAKKRKVDNGHGIADDAAVDTSRPSAIFKPSKGRTHTCSLALPGSIIANATTHDQKTSLAGQIARACTVFCVDEVVVFDDGQAEIRDPEQGGYTAYADPNFFLYHILTYLETPPNLRKSLFPMHPDLRTAGALPSLDMPHHLRSDEWCQFREGITIGPGRNGREAGTLVDCGLVSKVLIPQEIEPKTRVTVQLPESAANQHAEIVTGEAVSPDTPREQGGYYWGYAVRQASSLGSVFTECPFDGGYDVSIGTSERGSPLQAITEQGSAAYVEPTWNHMIMILGGVSGLEAALRADKELQAAGVSQAAEVFDCWINLVFGQGSRTIRTEEAIWIGLTGLRGLVEARNER, encoded by the exons ATGCCAGGCCCTAAAGCAAAG AAGCGCAAGGTCGATAATGGCCATGGCATAGCGGATGATGCCGCCGTTGACACATCTCGTCCGTCAGCCATCTTCAAGCCCTCGAAAGGGAGGACACATACCTGCAGCCTCGCATTACCAGGGAGCATTATTGCAAA TGCAACAACGCACGACCAAAAGACAAGTCTTGCAGGCCAGATCGCCAGGGCGTGCACTGTATTCTGCGTTGATGAGGTCGTGGTCTTTGATGACGGTCAGGCCGAGATCCGCGATCCAGAGCAGGGTGGCTATACTGCATACGCCGACCCCAACTTCTTTCTGTATCACATCCTGACCTACCTGGAGACGCCCCCGAACCTGAGGAAGTCTCTGTTCCCTATGCACCCTGATCTTCGGACTGCTGGGGCGCTGCCGAGTCTGGACATGCCACATCATCTTCGAAGCGATGAGTGGTGTCAATTTCGAGAGGGCATCACGATAGGCCCTGGCAGGAACGGCCGCGAGGCAGGCACTCTGGTCGACTGTGGACTCGTCTCAAAGGTCTTGATACCGCAGGAGATTGAACCGAAGACACGAGTAACAGTGCAGCTTCCTGAGAGTGCCGCCAACCAGCACGCTGAGATCGTCACTGGTGAGGCAGTATCTCCAGATACTCCACGAGAGCAAGGTGGCTATTATTGGGGTTATGCTGTCCGACAAGCGTCATCCCTTGGATCTGTATTCACCGAGTGTCCCTTCGACGGCGGCTACGATGTCAGCATTGGCACAAGCGAGCGAGGAAGTCCGCTCCAGGCTATCACGGAGCAAGGTAGCGCTGCGTATGTGGAGCCGACATGGAACCATATGATTATGATTCTCGGCGGTGTGTCCGGGCTAGAAGCAGCACTTCGCGCCGACAAGGAACTTCAGGCAGCTGGAGTAAGCCAGGCAGCGGAAGTGTTCGATTGCTGGATCAATCTGGTATTTGGTCAGGGAAGTCGCACGATCCGGACCGAAGAAGCTATCTGGATTGGCTTGACCGGCTTGCGAGGACTGGTTGAGGCAAGGAACGAGCGGTAA
- a CDS encoding Acetate transporter protein patA, producing MPHDNRVEQLEDLKNIETNADFYEKLASGKIATTQSDASSLSKIGGYAQPYYIPVPITIKSQLGSPTALAIGAFATTLTTLSLALMGFRGVGVTNAFVGNFFGVAGIGMFVSANWELVLGNTYAYTVLAAFALFYAGFGIILTPFFGVAESYGGADTPEYYNAVGFFVLMWAVWNLFFLLGSLPLNLVYIGIFFTVQMAFTLVAAAYFCFADGKMETGKAVQTAGGAFAFASGMLGYYTVANLMCQTAMRFSFPMGDTSRFFKHKSKQLCSEVRLETE from the exons ATGCCTCACGATAATCGTGTCGAGCAGCTGGAAGATCTGAAGAACATCGAGACGAATGCCGACTTCTATGAGAAGCTTGCATCGGGCAAGATTGCCACGACACAGTCTGATGCGTCCTCTCTGAGCAAGATCGGAGGATATGCGCAGCCGTACTACATCCCAGTGCCGATAACGATCAAGTCGCAGCTTGGAAGTCCA ACCGCTCTTGCCATCGGCGCTTTCGCGACCACATTGACGACTTTGTCGCTTGCATTGATGGGCTTCCGCGGCGTAGGTGTTACCAATGCATTCGTCGGCAACTTCTTCGGTGTGGCAGGAATCGGCATG TTTGTTTCTGCCAACTGGGAGCTGGTCCTCGGCAACACATATGCCTACACCGTGCTAGCAGCTTTCGCTCTCTTCTATGCTGGTTTCGGCATCATTTTGACACCATTCTTTGGCGTTGCTGAATCGTATGGTGGCGCCGATACTCCCGAGTATTACAATGCCGTCGGCTTCTTTGTTCTGA TGTGGGCAGTATGGAACCTATTCTTCCTGCTCGGATCGCTCCCTTTGAATCTGGTCTACATCGGCATCTTCTTCACCGTGCAGATGGCGTTCACGCTGGTCGCTGCGGCGTACTTTTGCTTCGCGGACGGTAAGATGGAGACTGGTAAGGCTGTTCAGACGGCTGGAGGTGCCTTCGCGTTCGCTTCTGGAATGTTGGGATACTATACTGTCGCGAACCTAATGTGCCAGACGGCGATGCGATTCAGCTTCCCGATGGGCGACACAAGCCGGTTCTTCAAGCATAAGAGCAAGCAACTGTGCAGTGAGGTCAGATTAGAGACGGAGTGA
- a CDS encoding ATP-dependent RNA helicase DED1, whose translation MAETASNPDIPSADAAKAEQHQRARDAGWTETSAFDYEAFQRNGGDDGTFYGEGKVYEWSGEYGEVGPEVPELEKVLFGSDLITREGVHRANIEIQVALEGPTKVAKIDSFDDAGLHPIMLDNVKRCGYKTPTPIQAYTIPAVQMGHDVVGIAQTGSGKTAAYMIPVISKLMGKAKKLCGPKPDVTTGLYDHRMNHVRAEPLVVIVVPTRELAIQIFDEARRMCYRSMLRPCVAYGGLPMNICIEELGKGCDVLIGTPGRLCDLMDKPDILTMARVKFTIVDEADEMVDQDWEDELNKIMGGGDTNEDADHIYMLFSATFPKGARELARSYMAQDYLRIRVGRPGQSHKNIRQNVVYVDQDNKREALYDLLFASEPARTLIFCNSKPAVDLLDDFLYNRGLPTTSIHGDRNQREREDAIRAFRTGRAPILIATGISSRGWDVKDVKHVINYDLPSQMYGGITEYVHRIGRTARIGNQGLATSFYNDRNEDLAQDLVNILVECDCEVPDFLQHLVPEGGVDEIQWDDNSDDEAEAGDGGDGAWGDAAPDTDGGAPVADGFGGADGGFQAADDGFKTDGGDAGASAW comes from the exons ATGGCAGAGACAGCTTCCAACCCTGACATTCCCTCAGCCGACGCTGCCAAAGCTGAGCAGCATCAGCGTGCACGCGACGCGGGATGGACTGAGACAAGCGCCTTCGACTATGAAGCCTTCCAGCGCAACGGTGGAGACGATGGCACCTTCTACGGCGAAGGCAAAGTCTACGAGTGGTCGGGCGAGTATGGCGAAGTCGGACCAGAAGTCCCGGAACTCGAGAAAGTCCTCTTCGGCTCAGACCTCATCACACGTGAAGGTGTTCACCGTGCCAACATCGAGATTCAAGTGGCTCTGGAGGGGCCAACCAAAGTAGCCAAGATTGATTCC TTCGACGATGCCGGACTCCACCCCATCATGCTCGACAATGTCAAGCGCTGCGGCTACAAGACCCCGACCCCGATCCAAGCCTACACGATCCCCGCCGTCCAGATGGGCCACGATGTGGTTGGCATCGCGCAGACTG GCTCCGGCAAGACTGCTGCCTACATGATTCCCGTCATCTCGAAGCTCATGGGCAAGGCCAAGAAGCTGTGTGGACCAAAGCCGGATGTCACCACCGGTCTGTACGACCACCGCATGAACCACGTTCGCGCCGAGCCACTCGTCGTCATCGTCGTCCCTACCCGCGAGCTCGCCATCCAGATCTTCGACGAAGCACGCCGCATGTGCTACCGCTCGATGCTTCGCCCATGCGTTGCTTACGGTGGACTGCCGATGAATATTTGCATCGAGGAGTTGGGCAAGGGCTGTGACGTCCTCATTGGCACACCAGGTCGTCTGTGCGATCTTATGGACAAGCCTGACATTCTCACCATGGCACGCGTCAA GTTCACCATCGTCGACGAGGCCGACGAGATGGTCGACCAGGATTGGGAAGATGAACTCAACAAGATCATGGGTGGTGGTG ACACCAACGAAGACGCTGACCACATCTACATGCTGTTCTCCGCCACCTTCCCCAAGGGTGCCCGCGAGCTGGCTCGCAGCTACATGGCTCAGGATTACCTGCGCATCCGTGTTGGCCGTCCAGGCCAGTCTCACAAGAACATTCGCCAGAATGTCGTCTATGTCGACCAGGACAACAAGCGCGAGGCTCTTTACGACCTCCTCTTCGCCTCAGAGCCGGCTCGTACCCTCATCTTCTGCAACTCAAAGCCCGCTGTCGACTTGCTCGATGACTTCCTGTACAACCGCGGTCTTCCCACCACCTCCATCCACGGTGACCGCAACCAGCGCGAGCGTGAGGACGCCAT TCGCGCCTTCCGCACCGGTCGTGCTCCTATCCTCATCGCCACCGGCATCTCTTCTCGTGGTTGGGACGTCAAGGATGTCAAGCATGTCATCAACTACGACCTTCCCAGCCAGATGTATGGCGGCATCACTGAGTACGTCCACCGCATCGGTCGCACCGCCCGCATCGGCAACCAGGGCTTGGCCACCTCTTTCTACAACGACCGCAATGAGGATCTTGCACAGGATCTCGTCAACATTCTGGTCGAGTGTGACTGCGAAGTCCCCGATTTCCTCCAGCACCTCGTTCCTGAGGGTGGTGTCGATGAGATCCAGTGGGACGACAACTCCGACGACGAGGCTGAGGCTGGCGATGGCGGCGATGGCGCTTGGGGTGATGCCGCTCCTGACACCGATGGCGGCGCTCCTGTCGCTGACGGCTTTGGCGGGGCCGATGGTGGCTTCCAGGCTGCCGATGATGGCTTCAAGACCGATGGTGGCGATGCCGGCGCTTCTGCTTGGTAG
- a CDS encoding ATP synthase subunit J, mitochondrial — protein MPGLLGKKFPTPVARPMWPFYTAGLIIAYGINSFATVLANTDEYKNDPRNPNARKVGEDKDLKH, from the exons ATGCCTGGACTACTCGGAAAGAAGTTCCCCACGCCCGTCG CACGACCGATGTGGCCTTTCTACACTGCCG GCCTCATCATTGCATACGGCATCAACTCCTTCGCGACGGTTCTTGCAAACA CCGACGAGTACAAGAACGACCCAAGAAACCCAAACGCAAGGAAAGTGGGCGAGGACAAGGACCTGAAGCACTAG
- a CDS encoding Casein kinase I hhp1 — MTTMDLRVGNKYRIGRKIGSGSFGDIYLGTNIISGEEIAIKLESVKAKHPQLEYEARVYKSLAGGVGIPFVRWFGTECDYNAMVLDLLGPSLEDLFNFCNRKFSLKTVLLLADQLISRIEYIHAKSFIHRDIKPDNFLMGIGKRGNQVNVIDFGLAKKYRDPKTHFHIPYRENKNLTGTARYASINTHLGVEQSRRDDMESLGYVMLYFCRGSLPWQGLKAATKKQKYDRIMEKKMTTPTEVLCRGFPNEFAIYLNYTRSLRFDDKPDYSYLRKIFRDLFVREGFQYDYVFDWTVYKYQKNAQAIAAAQNPTGAEDPEQEKAGRTRNTAQATGGQTGVSKARAGNVQSREGTNM, encoded by the exons ATGACGACAATG GACCTCCGCGTGGGGAACAAGTACCGCATCGGTCGCAAGATCGGAAGCGGCTCATTCGGCGACATCTATCTGG GCACTAACATCATCTCCGGCGAGGAGATCGCCATCAAGCTCGAGTCGGTCAAGGCCAAGCACCCACAGCTGGAGTACGAGGCACGCGTCTACAAGTCCCTTGCTGGCGGTGTCGGCATCCCATTCGTGAGATGGTTCGGAACGGAGTGCGACTACAACGCCATGGTGCTCGATCTCCTCGGCCCATCGCTCGAGGACCTCTTCAACTTCTGCAACCGCAAGTTCTCCCTCAAGACCGTCCTCTTGCTCGCCGACCAGCTCATCTCCCGCATTGAGTACATCCACGCCAAGTCCTTCATCCACCGCGACATCAAGCCGGACAACTTCCTCATGGGTATTGGCAAGCGTGGTAACCAGGTCAATGTGATCGATTTCGGTCTGGCCAAGAAGTACCGCGACCCGAAGACCCACTTCCACATCCCGTACAGAGAGAACAAGAACCTCACTGGTACCGCCCGTTACGCCTCGATCAACACTCACTTGGGTGTCG AGCAATCTCGTCGTGACGACATGGAGTCTCTGGGCTACGTCATGCTCTACTTCTGCCGTGGCTCCCTCCCATGGCAAGGCCTGAAGGCTGCCACCAAGAAGCAGAAGTACGATAGAATCATGGAGAAGAAGATGACTACGCCAACCGAGGTCCTCTGCCGCGGCTTCCCCAACGAGTTCGCCATCTACCTCAACTACACTCGCAGCCTGCGCTTCGACGACAAGCCAGACTACTCGTACCTCCGCAAGATCTTCCGTGATCTGTTCGTGCGTGAGGGCTTCCAGTACGACTACGTCTTCGACTGGACTGTCTACAAGTACCAAAAGAATGCCCAGGCCATCGCAGCTGCCCAGAACCCGACTGGTGCCGAGGACCCAGAGCAGGAGAAGGCTGGCCGCACTCGCAACACCGCACAGGCTACTGGCGGACAGACTGGCGTCAGCAAGGCGCGTGCTGGGAACGTGCAGTCGAGAGAGGGCACTAACATGTGA